The DNA segment CGGGCTTGAATTCGGTGGCCACGGCTTTGGCAATCGCCGGTTCGCCGCCCACAAAGCGCAGGAAGCTGATGGCGTAATAGCCCAGGTCCATGGTCGCGCCGCCCGACAGAACGGTGCTGAACCGGATGTCATCGGCGGTGAAATACTTGCCGGGCACCAGGAAGGTGAATTCGATCTCGCGCAGCGCACCCAGCGTGCCGGCGTCGACGATCTCCTTCGTGCGCGGGCTCTGCGGATGGTAGAGCCAGTGCACGGCCTCGACCAGCAGGCCGCCAGTGCGCGCCGCAGCCTCGGCCATGATCCGCGCTTCGGCCTCATTCGAGGCAAGCGGCTTCTCGCACAGCACTGCCTTGCCGGCCTCCAGCGCCTTTACCGTCCACTCGCAGTGAAGCGAATTGGGCAGCGCCACATAGATCGCCTCGATGTCCGGATCGTCCAGCAAAGCCTGATAGGTATCGCCGCGCGGAATACCGTTCTCGGCGGCGTATTCACCGGCACGGGCCGCGTCGCGGGCGCCGACGGCGACGATCTCGATGCCGCCGACCCGCGAAACCGGCGCGAACAGACCGTATTTCGCAATGGCCCCCGCTCCAAGAACGCCGAGACGGACGGGCGCGGTCATGGGACTAGTCCTTCGCCCGTTCCACGTAGGAACCGTCCTGGGTCATGATCACCACCCGCGTGCCGGCGGCAATGTGCGGCGGCACGTTGGTGCGAACGCCGTTCGACAGCACAGCCGGCTTGTAGGACGACGACGCGGTCTGGCCCTTGACCGCCGGCTCGGTCTCGGCGATCTCGAGCACGACGCGGGCCGGCACCTCGGCGGCGATGGCATTGCCTTCGAAGGTTTTCAGGATGCAGACCATGCCTTCCTGGA comes from the Emcibacter sp. SYSU 3D8 genome and includes:
- a CDS encoding Gfo/Idh/MocA family oxidoreductase; the encoded protein is MTAPVRLGVLGAGAIAKYGLFAPVSRVGGIEIVAVGARDAARAGEYAAENGIPRGDTYQALLDDPDIEAIYVALPNSLHCEWTVKALEAGKAVLCEKPLASNEAEARIMAEAAARTGGLLVEAVHWLYHPQSPRTKEIVDAGTLGALREIEFTFLVPGKYFTADDIRFSTVLSGGATMDLGYYAISFLRFVGGEPAIAKAVATEFKPGIDGTMKAEMRFPGGCIGRMDLSLNYDADDFIIRAVITGERGRMILENPVHPSRGGGIELEIDGVRTVEAPHSRATYDWQALAFAANVREGTPVLTTAEEGIANMRVIDDVYRAAGMKPRGT